One Spinacia oleracea cultivar Varoflay chromosome 4, BTI_SOV_V1, whole genome shotgun sequence DNA segment encodes these proteins:
- the LOC110802872 gene encoding heavy metal-associated isoprenylated plant protein 24 has protein sequence MGVQGILEYFSDLIRSAKKGKKRKQLNTINLKITRIDCEGCAMKIKKALSGLKGVKSVNVDMKQQKVTVTGFVEAKKVLEAAKSTKKKVELWPYVPYTMVAHPYIAGAYDKKAPPNFVRKVDDSMTPLEQQYTHMFSDENPDACSIM, from the exons ATGGGAGTTCAAGGAATTTTGGAGTATTTCTCAGATTTGATAAGGAGTGCtaagaaaggaaagaaaaggaagCAATTAAACACGATTAATCTCAAGATTACAAGAATTGATTGTGAGGGTTGTGCTATGAAAATCAAGAAAGCGCTCTCTGGACTCAAAG GGGTGAAATCAGTGAATGTGGATATGAAACAACAGAAGGTGACAGTGACAGGATTTGTGGAAGCAAAGAAAGTGTTGGAAGCAGCAAAATCAACAAAGAAGAAGGTTGAGTTATGGCCATATGTCCCTTACACTATGGTTGCACACCCTTATATTGCTGGTGCTTATGACAAAAAAGCCCCTCCTAATTTTGTAAGGAAAGTTGATGATTCTATGACTCCTTTGGAACAACAATATACACACATGTTTAGTGATGAAAATCCTGATGCTTGCTCTATTAtgtaa
- the LOC110802866 gene encoding uncharacterized protein produces the protein MRRIWNPKHGFEANCIEKNTFFFQFHHWKDKEQVMEAQPWHFERHTLALSDVNGEVKPSELPLHNTPFWVRIYDLPLVGRTNDANARVIGNKVGSFIKADKSDVIGINKSLRVRSMIDLRKPLKKEVTLKMRGGETESFPVKYEKLPLFCYVCGKLGHGEKDCEEAMNVTNPKRLYSDKLRASPWQVNKGDHGEEVEENITCARKLFVTKKKQLARRDGKGEEEVREVVQQLAGVTLSLGGRATVVEDKNEGRERHESQNANHTKPSENPRAEQGECQVAFVIGSSTKGERKLRKVNKVCRRRGEKGEDSMVCGKRKDQMEIDGEEIEEGSEGVKKSRALIFSEDTTSLCKVAEVASQPREYQ, from the coding sequence ATGCGAAGAATCTGGAACCCTAAACATGGCTTTGAAGCAAATTGTATTGAGAAGAACACCTTCTTTTTCCAGTTTCATCACTGGAAGGATAAGGAACAAGTGATGGAGGCTCAACCATGGCACTTTGAACGTCATACCCTAGCCCTAAGCGATGTCAATGGGGAGGTAAAACCATCTGAACTACCTCTCCACAACACCCCGTTTTGGGTCAGAATATATGATCTCCCTCTGGTAGGACGTACCAATGATGCGAACGCCAGGGTAATTGGGAACAAGGTAGGGTCTTTTATCAAGGCAGATAAGTCTGATGTTATAGGGATAAACAAATCTCTTAGAGTTCGCTCGATGATTGACCTACGTAAACCCTTGAAGAAGGAAGTCACGCTGAAAATGAGAGGTGGTGAAACAGAGAGCTTCCCTGTGAAATATGAGAAATTGCCACTTTTTTGTTACGTATGTGGCAAACTGGGACATGGCGAGAAAGATTGTGAGGAGGCAATGAACGTGACAAACCCCAAAAGACTGTACAGTGACAAACTGCGGGCATCCCCTTGGCAAGTTAACAAAGGAGACCATGGAGAAGAGGTAGAGGAGAATATCACATGCGCACGCAAACTGTTtgtaacaaagaaaaaacagcTCGCGAGGAGGGATGGAAAAGGTGAGGAAGAAGTGCGTGAAGTGGTGCAGCAACTGGCGGGAGTAACACTCTCCTTGGGTGGTAGGGCTACAGTGGTGGAAGACAAGAATGAGGGGAGGGAAAGACATGAATCACAGAATGCAAACCATACAAAGCCATCAGAGAACCCCCGAGCAGAACAAGGGGAGTGTCAGGTAGCCTTTGTGATAGGCAGCAGCACAAAAGGAGAGCGCAAGCTAAGGAAGGTGAACAAAGTGTGTAGAAGGAGGGGGGAGAAGGGTGAGGATAGTATGGTGTGCGGGAAACGGAAGGATCAAATGGAGATTGATGGAGAGGAGATTGAGGAGGGGAGTGAGGGAGTGAAAAAATCAAGGGCTTTAATTTTCTCAGAGGACACCACGTCCTTGTGCAAAGTAGCGGAGGTTGCAAGCCAACCCCGCGAATATCAATGA